Part of the Phaeobacter sp. G2 genome, AAACCTTCGAGCCATTGAATTCGATGACCCCCATCTCGTGCAATCCCTGCGGGTCACTGTCGGCATTGAAACCGTCAAACGCGGCAACACGACGGGTGAGATCCAGTTGGGCGTCGGGCCCAAGCGCCGCGACGCCGCGTGTCATCACGAACTGGCCCTGCGGGGCATCGGCGACGAGCGTATTGCCAAATATGGAACGCCGAAACGTGTCATTCTGGGCGGCAATGAGTGCGGCTTCCTGGACGGGATCGAGGTCGAGTGTGGTGGTCATGGGATATCTCCGGGACGGGCCAGCCGATCCAATATCGGCTGTAGGCAACCCGCCAGCCGGAAAGGGCCGCCCTCGATGTGAGGACAGCCCAAAGTTCATGTAGTAATCAGACCGATGTTTGCTTCGTCAGGCCGCATCCCCGCTGAGAAATGCGGGCAAGGACGATGGTTCATTGCTCTCCGCCTCGGCCAAAGCCTCTGCGGCGGGCACGGCGCCTTCCTCCGCCTCGGGCGTATCGCCAATCGTTTTGGCGTCGACCTCCGTCGCACCGGCAAACACCATCCCGTCGGGCAGCCAGCGCGTTGTCTTTGCAACCGTCGCGGCGTCGAAACCTTCCGTCTCGCCGGACGTTTCCGCGAAAGCCCGCTCCATCGCGGCCGCGAGATCGCCCTTTCGCTCACGATTGCGATCTTCGGCGTAGTCGTCGCCGATCATCTTGCGCGCCGTGGCCACCGCATGTCCTTTGTTGACCCGACCCCAGTAGTTCTGCGCGGTCGGGCGCCAGCAGGCCGCCACATCGACGTCGAGCCGCGCGCCGATTTCCTCGATGATCGGAGAGGGGCGATTGTCGGACGAAAGCTGCGGCTTGACCGCCAAACCCGTCGCCCAGGCGAAAAGCGCCTGTTTGTCCGCAATGGGCAGCGCCGACATCGCCCGGAAGTCATCGGGTTTCTCCAGCGTCATCCAGTCGGTGGCGAGGTCCTGTTCCAGCGCCTCAAGCATCTTCTGGGCGACAGTGTCGGCATGCAGCACCTCGCGGTTTTGCGCCTGGAAAGGACGAACCGAGATGTCGAGCGCCTCGTTGTTATAGGACCGCCCCAAAGCCTGCTCGCAGAGCGCGTAGAGCATCGCATCGAACGCCACCTCGAAATCCGCCGCCAGATGCGCCCGCAGGATGTGCTGGCGCGTCGCGCGAAGATCGTCGGCGAGGCTTGCAGAAATCCCATCGGCTTTGCGCAACGTCGCGGCCGGGTCGGAGCTCGGCACCGGCGTAGAGGAGGTCGGCGGCGTCACTTGTGGGCGGGCAGGGGAGGGGGAGCCATCCGCATATCCGGTGGTCTCGTCAGGTTCGGGCGCAGCAGGAATATCCTCCGGTCGCACTAGGCCTTTCTCAACGCGCAGTGCCCCGTCATGGCCGATGGTCAGAACCACACCGGCGATGGCGCGATCAGCGTCTGCATAAGGCTGCCGCTCGCGCTGCAGGGCCTCGATCTCGCGCAGGCGCGGCTCGATGGCGTAGTATTCCTCCGTTTCGGCGTCGGTCCAATCCTCGCCGTCATTCTGCGCCGCCAGTTCTTCCTCGCGCGCGATGAGGCGCTCTTCCTCGGCAAGCAGGTCCGGGTCGGGTTCTATGTCCTGCGGATAGACCCCCCCGAAACTGCGAAACGCGCCGTAGTCCACCGAGAGATGCACCTCGACCCATTTCCACGTCCCCTCGAAGGTCTTGGCCGCAGTCTGCAGTTTCTCGATGGCCAGGCGTTCCAGAAGCTCGGGGTTTTCCATATGGGCGCTGGCGCGATCATCAAAGAGATCGCGGAGCAGAACCCCGCCTGCTGCCTCATAGGCCTCGATGCCGACAAAGCGCCCCAGGGCTGAGTTGGCCGAATGCGCCGTCTCGGTCAGTTGGCGTTTGATGCTCTGCGGATGGATGTGATAACCGCCCTTCACCGCATTCCAGACCGCCAGTTGGCGATCATGATCGTCGGTCAGCGTGAACGCCATCACGCATTCGAGCGTCAGGTCGCCCGCACGAAACTGTTCGATGATCTCGGGCGCGACGCGTGCGAGTTTCAAACGGCGGCGCACCAGATCGACGGAGACGCCGAACTTCAGTGCGATCTCGTCTTCACTGCGGCTTTCGGCGATCAACTTGTCGAAAGCTTCGAACTGGTCCGCCGGGTGCATTACCGCGCGCTGAAGGTTCTCGGTGGTGGAGGTGAGGACGGCGTCGTGTTCATCTTCGACAAGGCAGGGCACGGAATAATCGGCGGGGATGACACCGTCATCGGCGAGTTGCTTCAGCGCCTTGAGGCGACGACCACCGGCATCGACAGCAAAACGTGTCTCTGACAGCGCATGAACCACCAGGTTTTGCTTGATGCCGGTCTCGCGGATGCTGGCGAGCAGTTCGGCATCGTCGCCGGCGCTCGCGGCCACTTTGCGGACGTTGAGCGGGCTCGGCTCAAGTTGGTCGAGCGGAATCATCCGGATTTCGGCGGCGCCTTCAGGCGCGGCCGATCCGGTAGCTTCGGTCTTCTTCGCGGTGGCGGGTTTCGGTCGGGTTGCGGTCTTGGCCATGGTCAGGATCCTTGTCGCGCCGGACCCGGATGAGCCTCTCTCTATCCTTTCAAGCCCGGCACCCGGGCTTCCCTTTCTCTGGCTTTTTCGAGGTGGCGTTTACATGACATCCTTTTGCACAGGCTTTTCCGTCTCCAAGGTCTACGGGCCTAACCCACTGTTTGAATTGTTGAACCCACTTCCGAGAGCAGAGTCCTCCGAATTGAGCTTTCAATTTTGACTTTTCCAAATGTTGAAGCATCTCGGAAAACTGACTTAGTTTCGCATTCGAAGCAGGTCGTGTCATACTGACGGCCGACAACTCTTAGACCAACTGAACTTTCCCCCACGTGAACCACATAGACCTCGCATGCTAGGTGCGTGCCTGCTTTCACCGGCACATGGAATTCTAGGTCCATAGAAACAAAAGGCATGGCCGTGTTTTTCTCTGTGAGTAGAAAAAGCCAACCCCGGCCTGAAAGCAAGTCGTCCCAGAAGGACTCGATCGCTTCCAGCACGAAATTCGTGATCCGGCCAGTAAAGGCGATTCCCAGTTGGTCGCAGTCACCAAAGAAAATCCTGCGTTCAAAGATATATCGTGGTTTAATCCCAGTTTCTGATGCATTCATGGCAAAGTTCCAGGCCCGACATGTGTTTGCTCCCAGCGTGTGACAGCGATAGGAAAGAATAGTTTTCTTGTCATTATTCTAAGCGCCGGAATTCTGCGGGGGTCACGCCAGTCATTTTTCGAAAAGTTCGACTGAAGTGACTTTGATCTGCAAAACCGCAGTCGAGTGCGACTACTTTCAGGGGAGCGTTACCCTTTTTCAGCATATCCTTGGCCTTCGATATACGTTTGCGCAGAACGTATGCGTAGGGCGCCAACCCGAACTCCGCCTTGAACTGACGCGAAAAGTGAAACTGGCTGAAACCGATAGATGCGGACATGTCTTCCAGGCTGAGGTTTTCACCTAAGCAGCTTTCAACAAGATCGATGATTCTCTGCCGTTGAGCAGAGCTGAAGTTAGAGTTTGCGTTGCTGGTTATAGAGACCTTGGCGTACCGACGCAGAAGGTGAACGGCGATCTGGCTGCGCAGGGCGTCGATGATTAAACGCTGGCCGATCCCACCGTTCTTTAGCTCATTCTCTAGCAATTGGATGCAGTTCAGGATACAGGGGTCCTCCGCGGACAGCCAATCATTGATCTCAATGGACTTCGGGTCACGATCAAAGACCGAAAGGGCCGTGTTTTCGAGGTCGCTGTGACTGAGATAGACGTGTCTGACCGTGATAGACTCGGACCAACTCCAGGTGGATTCCTCTGCACGCGTGAGCAAGGAAATCCTGCCTTTCCCTACGCGCGCGCTTTGCCATGGGCCGCCACTCTTGCGGCGCATAGTAGTTGGCGCGCCGTCATAAGCGACAATCATGTAGTCACGCATTGGGGGAATTGCCGCGTCTTGTTGCTCATAACGGTAGCCCTTCAGCGTAATGCCGTTCCAGTTGCACCTGGAACTGTCCAATGTTGTCTTACCGGGAATCCATTCGGGTATCCGGTCCGGTGATATGAGCAGTCTTTCCATCTTGGCCTCCCTGAATTTTTTCGTGATCGTCCACTTGAACTGAGATTTCGGCTTAAGTCGTCTCGCGCATCCGCTGCTCTTCTCGAACGACATCCGCTTGAGTCAATCTGTCGATTTCAGCTTCTGTCAGTCCAGCCTCGCGAAGCAACTGCCTACTATGCTGCCCGAAGCGAGGCGGTGCTGCGCGAACTGCTCCGGGGGTACGCGACAAGCGTGCTGGTACGCCGGTGCCGCGGTAGGTGCCAACCGATACCACCATGCCGCGATGTCGGGTATGCGGATGCTCCAACGCTTCATTAACATTCCGAACGACTCCAGCGGGAATTCCAGCTTTCAAAAGCACCGGCTCAAGTTCGAAGGCGTCATGTTGCGCCAGGCACTCTGACAAGACCTTCGTCATCTCTGACCGATGTGCAAGACGCGCGGCATTGTCGGTAAATCGTGGATCGCAGGGCACCTCCGGTAGGCCGAGCACGTCACAGAGTTTCGCGAACTGACCATTGTTACCGATAGCCAGATAGAGTTTGCCGTTACTTGTTTCGAACATGTCGTATGGTACGATATTTGGGTGCCCATTGCCGGTCGCCACTGGTATCTGTCCGGACATGAGGGAATTGGCCGCTTGCGGA contains:
- a CDS encoding DUF3768 domain-containing protein encodes the protein MTTTLDLDPVQEAALIAAQNDTFRRSIFGNTLVADAPQGQFVMTRGVAALGPDAQLDLTRRVAAFDGFNADSDPQGLHEMGVIEFNGSKVWFKIDLYDVDYQYGSPEPSDPKQTRRVLTLLLPSEY
- a CDS encoding ParB/RepB/Spo0J family partition protein, producing MAKTATRPKPATAKKTEATGSAAPEGAAEIRMIPLDQLEPSPLNVRKVAASAGDDAELLASIRETGIKQNLVVHALSETRFAVDAGGRRLKALKQLADDGVIPADYSVPCLVEDEHDAVLTSTTENLQRAVMHPADQFEAFDKLIAESRSEDEIALKFGVSVDLVRRRLKLARVAPEIIEQFRAGDLTLECVMAFTLTDDHDRQLAVWNAVKGGYHIHPQSIKRQLTETAHSANSALGRFVGIEAYEAAGGVLLRDLFDDRASAHMENPELLERLAIEKLQTAAKTFEGTWKWVEVHLSVDYGAFRSFGGVYPQDIEPDPDLLAEEERLIAREEELAAQNDGEDWTDAETEEYYAIEPRLREIEALQRERQPYADADRAIAGVVLTIGHDGALRVEKGLVRPEDIPAAPEPDETTGYADGSPSPARPQVTPPTSSTPVPSSDPAATLRKADGISASLADDLRATRQHILRAHLAADFEVAFDAMLYALCEQALGRSYNNEALDISVRPFQAQNREVLHADTVAQKMLEALEQDLATDWMTLEKPDDFRAMSALPIADKQALFAWATGLAVKPQLSSDNRPSPIIEEIGARLDVDVAACWRPTAQNYWGRVNKGHAVATARKMIGDDYAEDRNRERKGDLAAAMERAFAETSGETEGFDAATVAKTTRWLPDGMVFAGATEVDAKTIGDTPEAEEGAVPAAEALAEAESNEPSSLPAFLSGDAA
- a CDS encoding AraC family transcriptional regulator, whose amino-acid sequence is MERLLISPDRIPEWIPGKTTLDSSRCNWNGITLKGYRYEQQDAAIPPMRDYMIVAYDGAPTTMRRKSGGPWQSARVGKGRISLLTRAEESTWSWSESITVRHVYLSHSDLENTALSVFDRDPKSIEINDWLSAEDPCILNCIQLLENELKNGGIGQRLIIDALRSQIAVHLLRRYAKVSITSNANSNFSSAQRQRIIDLVESCLGENLSLEDMSASIGFSQFHFSRQFKAEFGLAPYAYVLRKRISKAKDMLKKGNAPLKVVALDCGFADQSHFSRTFRKMTGVTPAEFRRLE
- a CDS encoding acyl-CoA thioesterase; protein product: MNASETGIKPRYIFERRIFFGDCDQLGIAFTGRITNFVLEAIESFWDDLLSGRGWLFLLTEKNTAMPFVSMDLEFHVPVKAGTHLACEVYVVHVGESSVGLRVVGRQYDTTCFECETKSVFRDASTFGKVKIESSIRRTLLSEVGSTIQTVG